From the genome of Gemmatimonadaceae bacterium, one region includes:
- a CDS encoding ATP-binding protein, whose product MTIEFQPFSPDARARLTRVWPVARPWFIWSAILTAATVAMYYVRTDINEGHVALAYLLIVLGGSVSGGRALGLTLACSGFLLIDYYFQPPFDQWNVDKPLDWVALISFLVVAAVATQLLVRAQEAASRARQRADEVAWLSRLGAEALNAGRASDALHAIAEIVHRTLNAVGCSIFAWDNSRLGDEPIASAGQDAGALDAGDRELAAWVGERGFAAAIGPGGEIQRGVSAVADDGLGVDADDARTLVLPLLVNARTVGVLHVASSEPIARGRARRRFLGALAYYAALGVERLRLETEADHATALREADRMKDFVLASVSHDLRTPLTAIKALAHDAAGRGEPSAAVIEEQADRLSRMVGDLLDLSRMKAGPFPVRVELNTAEDLIGAVVRQLGQSLDGRLQTPRLNLEQPALLGRFDFVQSMRILVNLIENADRYAPPGTTIDLDVCRRGDAIWFAVSDRGPGVPPSEAERIFHPFYQPDTRAGGRKGGAGLGLAIARGLAQAQGGDLRYEPRKGGGSVFSLSLPAMDDANSTSPTPIAAT is encoded by the coding sequence ATGACGATCGAATTCCAACCGTTCAGCCCGGACGCGCGCGCACGTTTGACGCGCGTGTGGCCCGTCGCACGACCATGGTTCATCTGGAGCGCCATTCTGACGGCCGCTACCGTGGCCATGTATTACGTGCGCACCGACATCAACGAAGGGCACGTCGCGCTCGCGTATCTGCTGATCGTGTTAGGCGGCAGCGTGAGCGGCGGACGCGCGCTCGGGTTGACCCTGGCGTGCTCCGGCTTCCTGCTCATCGATTACTACTTTCAGCCGCCATTCGACCAGTGGAACGTCGACAAACCACTCGACTGGGTCGCGCTGATCTCGTTCCTCGTCGTGGCCGCGGTGGCCACGCAGCTGCTCGTTCGCGCGCAGGAAGCCGCGAGCCGCGCGAGGCAACGCGCCGATGAAGTCGCATGGCTGTCGCGACTGGGCGCGGAAGCACTGAACGCCGGCCGTGCGTCCGATGCGCTGCACGCCATTGCAGAAATCGTCCATCGTACGCTGAACGCGGTCGGCTGCAGCATCTTTGCCTGGGACAATTCGCGGTTAGGCGACGAACCGATCGCCAGCGCCGGGCAGGACGCGGGCGCCCTCGATGCCGGCGACCGCGAGCTCGCCGCCTGGGTCGGTGAACGCGGATTTGCCGCCGCCATCGGGCCCGGCGGCGAGATCCAGCGAGGCGTCTCGGCGGTGGCCGATGATGGGCTGGGGGTCGACGCGGACGATGCGCGCACGCTCGTGCTGCCGCTGCTCGTGAATGCGCGCACCGTCGGCGTGCTGCACGTCGCGTCCTCCGAGCCGATCGCGCGCGGTCGCGCCCGGCGGCGCTTTCTCGGTGCATTGGCGTACTACGCAGCGTTAGGCGTCGAGCGCCTCCGCCTCGAGACGGAAGCCGACCATGCGACCGCCCTGCGCGAAGCCGATCGCATGAAGGACTTCGTGCTCGCATCGGTGTCGCACGATCTGCGCACGCCGCTCACGGCGATCAAGGCGCTCGCCCACGACGCCGCCGGCCGCGGCGAGCCGAGCGCTGCCGTCATCGAGGAGCAAGCCGATCGGCTGAGCCGAATGGTGGGCGACCTGCTCGACCTGTCGCGCATGAAAGCCGGTCCCTTCCCGGTGCGCGTGGAGCTCAACACCGCCGAAGACCTCATCGGCGCGGTGGTGCGTCAGTTAGGCCAATCGCTCGACGGGCGCTTGCAAACGCCGCGGCTAAACCTCGAACAGCCCGCGCTGCTCGGCCGGTTCGACTTCGTCCAATCGATGCGCATCCTCGTGAACCTCATCGAGAACGCGGATCGGTATGCACCGCCGGGTACGACCATCGATCTCGACGTGTGCCGCCGTGGCGACGCGATCTGGTTCGCGGTGTCCGATCGCGGCCCGGGGGTGCCACCCTCGGAAGCAGAGCGGATCTTCCATCCTTTTTATCAGCCCGACACTCGCGCTGGCGGCCGCAAAGGCGGCGCTGGCCTGGGCTTGGCGATCGCTCGAGGGCTCGCACAAGCGCAAGGCGGCGATTTACGCTATGAACCCCGCAAAGGCGGCGGCAGCGTGTTCAGCCTCTCGCTGCCGGCGATGGACGACGCCAACTCGACCAGTCCGACCCCAATAGCCGCCACATAG
- a CDS encoding glutamate-cysteine ligase family protein, translating to MTSIPRGARGRALLAADLARRSFAPNRASTRRIGAEVELLPIDSSTRCIAPLEGERGVLAVLRRFGASRCWSETRTEKGTPSFHLPNGGRLTFEPGGQLEYAAPPASGASVLAGDIRSALEPLRRYASAEGLELVAAGIESERDVWSTPRQLEAERYQRMETYFAAIGPSGARMMRQTASFQVCLDIGDSDAGRRRWRMLNAATPYIVAMFANSPRYDGILTGHQSVRAACWRRLDPSRTGVIGGDDPVAAYLGFALGAPDMMRRTRDGTYRSFGDWMEAGDATLDEWHRHLSTLFPEVRPRGYFEVRGADAIDPAWCIAPLALLGGLAYDRTALADALDALHAPGDLLECAGYAALRDPAIAAVSVQLVEIGLQGCARLGPGFIAEPDLALARSFFDRYTLRRRSPADDCRDAAASSAA from the coding sequence GTGACGAGCATTCCTCGCGGCGCGCGCGGACGCGCGCTCCTCGCGGCGGACCTCGCGCGACGGAGCTTCGCGCCCAACCGGGCGTCGACGCGGCGGATCGGCGCCGAGGTGGAGCTGCTGCCCATCGACAGCAGCACGCGCTGCATCGCGCCGCTCGAGGGTGAGCGCGGTGTGCTCGCGGTGCTGCGCCGGTTCGGCGCGTCGCGCTGCTGGTCGGAGACGCGGACCGAGAAAGGCACGCCGTCGTTCCATTTGCCTAACGGCGGCCGGTTGACGTTCGAACCGGGCGGGCAGCTCGAATACGCGGCACCGCCGGCCAGCGGCGCATCCGTCCTCGCCGGCGACATCAGGTCGGCACTGGAGCCGCTGCGACGTTACGCGTCGGCGGAGGGATTGGAGCTCGTGGCCGCCGGCATCGAGTCCGAGCGCGACGTGTGGTCGACGCCGCGGCAACTCGAGGCCGAACGCTATCAGCGCATGGAGACGTATTTCGCCGCCATCGGGCCGAGCGGCGCGCGGATGATGCGTCAGACGGCATCGTTCCAGGTGTGTCTCGACATCGGGGACTCGGATGCCGGACGACGGCGCTGGCGCATGTTGAACGCGGCCACGCCGTACATCGTCGCGATGTTCGCGAATTCGCCGCGATACGACGGTATTCTGACCGGGCACCAGAGCGTCCGTGCGGCGTGCTGGCGGCGGCTCGATCCCTCGCGCACCGGCGTGATTGGCGGCGACGATCCGGTGGCAGCGTACCTCGGGTTCGCCCTGGGGGCGCCCGACATGATGCGGCGTACTCGCGATGGGACGTACCGCTCGTTCGGTGACTGGATGGAGGCGGGCGACGCGACGCTCGACGAGTGGCATCGCCATCTCTCGACGCTGTTTCCGGAGGTGCGGCCGCGCGGCTACTTCGAGGTGCGCGGGGCCGATGCGATCGACCCGGCATGGTGCATCGCGCCGCTGGCCCTGTTAGGCGGCCTGGCGTACGATCGAACCGCGCTCGCCGACGCGCTGGACGCGTTGCACGCCCCCGGCGATCTACTGGAGTGCGCGGGCTACGCGGCGCTGCGCGATCCGGCGATCGCGGCGGTGTCCGTGCAATTGGTGGAGATCGGCCTGCAGGGATGCGCGCGCCTCGGCCCGGGATTCATCGCCGAGCCGGATCTGGCGCTCGCGCGGTCGTTCTTCGATCGATACACGCTGCGGCGCCGCTCGCCGGCAGACGACTGCCGCGACGCCGCCGCCTCGTCGGCTGCCTAA
- a CDS encoding peptidoglycan-binding domain-containing protein, translating to MIRKITALACTLALVPALAFAQQTTPPTHDTTTRMDTTTRMDTTSKVTQDTSYGKLGSPMTTAKNPGLTSDQVKQLQKAINSNGCDAGSADGVWSAKTEQGVQCIRQQKNITSTDINDVLKALNLSFTVKSDSSSMPHDTTSH from the coding sequence ATGATCCGGAAGATCACCGCGCTCGCTTGCACGCTCGCGCTGGTCCCCGCACTGGCGTTCGCGCAGCAAACGACACCACCGACGCACGACACGACCACGCGGATGGACACGACGACCCGCATGGACACGACGAGCAAGGTGACGCAAGACACGTCGTACGGGAAACTCGGTTCGCCGATGACCACGGCCAAGAATCCTGGCCTAACGAGCGACCAGGTGAAGCAGTTGCAGAAGGCCATCAACTCGAACGGATGCGACGCTGGATCGGCTGATGGCGTGTGGAGCGCCAAGACCGAGCAGGGCGTCCAGTGCATCCGTCAGCAGAAGAACATCACGAGCACCGACATCAACGACGTGCTGAAAGCCCTGAATCTCAGTTTCACAGTGAAGAGTGACTCGTCGAGCATGCCGCACGACACGACCAGCCACTGA
- a CDS encoding HD domain-containing phosphohydrolase → MSHTIPTRSGVGLAQSPTRWGNAQYPYRAGDLLVRARECERSGCIPEAMDAYDSAVAAAETSGEKTVLAEALRRLAVLHHHRNDATRARALCERSRDVAMEAQHLLLAAEALNVLAGFEFEAGKIASARDTFHQALELGGDVLELRARVEQNLGVLANTQGDVVAALAHYQRSLDACRTLGDEKGCAIAYHNLGMLSADREQWDDADRYYAQSIAIAESIGDVHLRGLCLLNNAEVHLARQRYDTARRGAEAALGIFDQLGARLDKADAYKVIGVVFRETGRYALAESRLRAAIDHAVSTGSVLSEAESSRELARLFQAMGRNQEALTMLNSAHRLFGRLDARRDLVDVDAKRANLEDTFLAIVRDWGQSIESADSYTFGHCERVAQYAIEVARALGLDETQQTTVRLGAYLHDLGKVRVPHEILNKAGPLTADEFATMQMHPVWGIELLATVEFPWDLKPIIRWHHEKYDGSGYPDRLRGDEIPLAAQIICIVDVFDALTTTRSYRGALPFEEALRRMRESRGWWRPDVYNAFMQTVALGKQPAA, encoded by the coding sequence GTGTCACACACGATCCCGACGCGCTCCGGCGTCGGTCTCGCACAATCGCCGACGCGGTGGGGGAACGCGCAGTACCCCTACCGCGCCGGCGATCTGCTTGTCCGGGCGCGGGAGTGCGAGCGATCCGGCTGCATTCCCGAAGCAATGGATGCATACGACAGCGCCGTCGCAGCGGCGGAGACGAGTGGCGAGAAGACGGTGCTGGCGGAAGCGCTGCGCCGGTTGGCGGTCCTGCACCATCACCGCAACGACGCCACGCGCGCGCGAGCGCTGTGCGAGCGCAGCCGCGACGTGGCCATGGAGGCGCAGCACCTCCTGCTTGCTGCGGAAGCCCTGAACGTTCTCGCGGGCTTCGAGTTCGAGGCGGGCAAAATCGCGTCCGCCCGGGACACGTTCCACCAGGCGCTCGAGTTAGGCGGCGATGTACTCGAGCTGCGAGCGCGTGTGGAACAGAATCTCGGCGTCCTCGCCAACACGCAGGGCGACGTCGTCGCTGCGCTGGCGCACTATCAGCGCTCGCTCGATGCGTGCCGGACGCTCGGCGACGAGAAAGGCTGCGCCATCGCCTACCATAACCTCGGCATGCTCAGTGCGGACCGCGAGCAATGGGATGACGCGGATCGCTACTATGCGCAGAGCATCGCCATCGCCGAGTCGATCGGCGACGTCCACCTGCGCGGGTTGTGCCTGCTCAACAACGCGGAGGTGCATCTCGCCCGCCAGCGGTACGACACCGCGCGCCGGGGCGCCGAAGCTGCGTTAGGCATCTTCGATCAACTGGGCGCGCGGCTCGACAAGGCCGACGCGTACAAAGTGATCGGCGTCGTGTTCCGCGAGACGGGGCGCTACGCCCTTGCCGAGTCGCGCCTGCGGGCCGCCATCGATCACGCGGTGTCGACGGGCTCGGTCCTCAGCGAGGCGGAAAGCTCAAGGGAGCTCGCGCGTCTGTTCCAAGCGATGGGGCGGAATCAGGAAGCGCTCACCATGCTCAACTCGGCGCACCGGTTGTTCGGCCGCCTGGACGCGCGCCGGGATCTCGTCGATGTCGATGCCAAGCGCGCGAATCTCGAGGATACGTTCCTGGCGATCGTTCGCGACTGGGGTCAATCGATCGAATCGGCCGACAGCTACACGTTCGGCCACTGCGAACGCGTGGCGCAGTATGCGATCGAGGTGGCGCGCGCGCTGGGCCTGGACGAGACGCAGCAGACGACCGTTCGGTTAGGCGCGTATCTCCACGACCTCGGCAAGGTCCGCGTGCCGCACGAGATCCTGAACAAGGCCGGGCCGCTCACGGCGGATGAATTCGCGACCATGCAGATGCACCCGGTGTGGGGGATCGAGTTGCTCGCGACGGTGGAATTCCCGTGGGATCTCAAGCCGATCATCCGATGGCACCACGAGAAGTACGATGGCTCGGGGTATCCCGACCGGCTGCGCGGCGACGAGATTCCGTTGGCGGCGCAGATCATTTGCATCGTCGATGTGTTCGACGCACTCACCACGACCCGCAGCTACCGCGGCGCGTTGCCGTTCGAGGAAGCGCTGCGCCGCATGCGCGAGTCGCGCGGCTGGTGGCGCCCCGACGTGTACAACGCCTTCATGCAAACGGTCGCCCTCGGAAAACAGCCGGCCGCCTGA
- the egtB gene encoding ergothioneine biosynthesis protein EgtB → MTQTQLNAAPPAADRIAAMLEEARARTLLLIEPLSEQDLHLQHDSLMSPVIWDLGHIAHFEELWLTRNLDGPVEFVEMPGLYNPFEHPRRVRGALPLPSLRECRAEMHEIRGRVLERLRAVDFEDGGDLLRDGYVYAMVAQHEYQHDETILQTLQLKTGAPYRAPRRVRLPAAPALAPNDAPMVCFPGGRVPMGTNDRTRAYDNERPRHEVDIPPFWIDVYPVTNGAYLSFMDAGGYDNRAWWSDAGWQWLQEARVSAPKYWECRDDGWFTRSMDLVERVDASKPVCHVCYHEADAFARWAGKRLPTEVEWEAAASWDPDAGCARSHPWGEEPATIEHANVDQLSFGTARVGAYPRNISPIGCQGMIGDVWEWTSSDFTGYPGFESYPYPEYSEVFFGDEYKVLRGGSWATRPGAIRNTFRNWDYPIRRQIFSGFRCARSEP, encoded by the coding sequence ATGACCCAGACTCAGTTGAATGCAGCCCCTCCCGCGGCCGATCGGATCGCTGCCATGCTCGAGGAAGCACGTGCACGCACGCTGCTGCTCATCGAGCCATTGAGTGAGCAGGATCTGCACCTGCAGCACGATTCGCTGATGAGTCCCGTGATCTGGGACCTCGGCCACATCGCGCACTTCGAGGAGCTGTGGTTGACGCGCAACCTGGACGGGCCCGTGGAGTTCGTCGAGATGCCGGGCCTGTACAACCCGTTCGAGCATCCTCGTCGCGTGCGTGGCGCGCTCCCGCTGCCGAGCCTGCGCGAGTGCCGCGCCGAGATGCACGAGATTCGTGGGCGCGTGCTCGAGCGCTTGCGCGCCGTGGACTTCGAGGATGGCGGCGATCTGCTGCGGGATGGCTACGTGTACGCGATGGTCGCGCAGCACGAATACCAGCACGACGAAACGATACTGCAGACGCTGCAGCTCAAGACGGGCGCACCGTACCGCGCGCCGCGCCGCGTGCGTCTGCCGGCGGCGCCGGCGCTCGCGCCTAACGATGCGCCGATGGTGTGCTTCCCCGGCGGGCGCGTCCCGATGGGAACCAACGACCGGACCCGTGCGTACGACAACGAGCGGCCGCGCCACGAGGTCGACATCCCGCCATTCTGGATCGACGTGTATCCGGTGACTAACGGAGCGTACCTGTCGTTCATGGACGCCGGCGGGTACGATAACCGCGCCTGGTGGTCGGACGCCGGGTGGCAGTGGCTCCAGGAAGCGCGCGTGTCCGCGCCGAAGTACTGGGAGTGCCGCGACGATGGGTGGTTCACGCGCAGCATGGATCTCGTCGAGCGCGTGGATGCATCGAAGCCGGTCTGCCACGTGTGCTACCATGAGGCGGATGCGTTTGCGCGCTGGGCCGGAAAACGCCTGCCGACGGAAGTCGAATGGGAAGCGGCCGCATCCTGGGATCCAGACGCCGGTTGCGCGCGTTCACATCCCTGGGGAGAGGAGCCGGCGACCATCGAGCACGCGAATGTCGACCAGTTGTCGTTCGGCACCGCGCGTGTAGGCGCCTATCCACGCAACATCTCGCCGATCGGCTGTCAGGGAATGATCGGCGATGTGTGGGAGTGGACATCGAGCGACTTCACAGGATACCCGGGATTCGAGAGCTATCCGTATCCGGAGTACTCCGAGGTGTTTTTCGGCGACGAGTACAAAGTGCTGCGCGGCGGCTCCTGGGCCACGCGTCCGGGAGCGATCCGCAACACGTTCCGCAATTGGGACTATCCGATTCGGCGCCAGATCTTCAGCGGATTCCGCTGCGCGCGGAGTGAGCCATGA
- a CDS encoding CHAD domain-containing protein has translation MNISLPADALDRPAAETARRIALAHVAAARAAYDVRDDERAPDALHDLRVALRRLRSCDRTFHDELDDSLSKKRRRKLRRLAKATGAGRDAQVHIEWIERELPSLTRRQRAGAAWLLERMRASKQEQDARMHARLADQLEPLCEGLEHALSTWQLTVHLDEPVVPPNAAHVLGLRLAALVDGFERRLARVHDAVDQRCAHRARIASKHLRYALEPFAEIVPDAAPLVDRLRVLQDTLGDLHDAHLFGGIVADAMEDAAHEAAQRLAAMVRDGSSLAGVRSTASGSRDPRAGLLELARRLHARKESLFGAFTVEWSGSASRPFVDRVRELAGRLAQRRAAGTEIERKYLLSDLPSGPLGDPATTVQDIAQGYLPGGHVTERVRAVVADGVTRWYRTVKGGNGLVRLELEDQIDRNLFDALWPLTAGRRVHKRRYLVREGDVEWTIDEFLDRPLTLAEVELAQPDDAPPPPSWLAPHVDREVTGDPTYDNARLAM, from the coding sequence GTGAACATCTCGCTTCCCGCTGACGCGCTGGATCGGCCCGCCGCCGAGACAGCGCGACGCATCGCGCTCGCGCATGTCGCCGCAGCGCGCGCCGCGTACGATGTCCGCGACGACGAACGCGCGCCCGATGCGCTTCACGACCTTCGTGTCGCGCTCCGCCGGCTCCGAAGCTGCGACCGCACCTTCCATGACGAGCTCGACGACAGCCTCTCCAAGAAACGCCGTCGGAAACTGCGGCGGTTGGCAAAGGCCACCGGCGCCGGGCGTGACGCCCAAGTCCACATCGAGTGGATCGAGCGCGAGCTGCCTTCGCTGACTCGCCGCCAGCGCGCTGGCGCTGCATGGCTGCTCGAACGGATGCGCGCTTCCAAGCAAGAGCAGGACGCCCGGATGCACGCGCGGCTCGCCGATCAGCTCGAGCCGCTTTGCGAGGGGCTCGAGCACGCGCTGTCCACCTGGCAGCTCACGGTGCACCTGGACGAGCCCGTGGTTCCACCGAACGCCGCGCACGTGCTCGGACTCCGACTCGCAGCACTCGTCGATGGGTTTGAGCGCAGACTCGCGCGCGTGCACGATGCGGTGGATCAGCGGTGCGCGCACCGCGCGCGGATCGCGTCAAAGCATCTGCGGTACGCGCTCGAGCCGTTCGCGGAGATTGTGCCCGATGCCGCTCCGTTAGTCGACCGGCTGCGCGTGCTGCAGGACACGCTGGGCGACTTGCACGACGCGCACCTCTTTGGAGGCATCGTCGCTGATGCAATGGAAGATGCGGCGCACGAAGCAGCGCAGCGTCTGGCCGCGATGGTGCGCGACGGCAGCTCGCTCGCTGGCGTCCGCTCGACTGCCTCAGGAAGCCGCGACCCGCGTGCGGGCCTGCTCGAATTGGCGCGGCGCCTCCACGCGCGCAAAGAATCGCTCTTCGGCGCGTTCACGGTCGAGTGGTCAGGCTCGGCGTCGCGGCCGTTCGTCGATCGCGTTCGCGAGCTCGCGGGACGGCTCGCGCAGCGCCGCGCCGCGGGAACCGAGATCGAGCGGAAGTACCTGCTCAGCGATCTTCCGTCTGGTCCGTTAGGCGATCCGGCCACCACGGTCCAGGACATCGCGCAGGGCTACCTGCCCGGCGGGCACGTCACTGAACGCGTTCGTGCGGTCGTCGCCGACGGCGTCACGCGGTGGTATCGCACGGTCAAGGGTGGAAATGGCCTGGTGCGCCTGGAGCTGGAGGACCAGATCGATCGGAACCTGTTCGATGCGCTGTGGCCGCTGACCGCCGGCCGGCGCGTGCACAAGCGCCGTTATCTGGTGCGCGAGGGCGACGTCGAATGGACGATCGACGAGTTTCTCGACCGACCATTGACATTGGCCGAGGTCGAGCTGGCCCAACCAGACGATGCGCCGCCGCCGCCGTCGTGGCTCGCGCCGCACGTCGATCGAGAGGTGACGGGAGATCCCACCTACGACAACGCCCGCCTCGCGATGTGA
- a CDS encoding mercuric reductase: MTDVHVDALVIGSGQGGGPLAGALARAGRRTVLVERRHIGGACINEGCTPTKTMIASARVAYLAKRSADFGVRCGNVTVDLPAVVARKRAIVSEFRQSSEHSITRAGVEILFGDAHFVGERRVEVRASDGSTRKMAASTIIINAGARPARPAIPGLEQVSTLDSTSVMDLEVLPAHLLVLGGGYVGVEFAQMFRRFGSRVTIVEHGPRLLGHEDEDVAQAVASILREDGIDLVLDARATGVEQSPNGISLGAATRDGDRRITATHLLVATGRVPNTDTLAAERAGVALDERGHIRVDDHLATTAPGVYAVGDVKGGPAFTHISYDDFRILRTNLLEGGSASIAGRLVPYTVFMDPQLGRVGMTEREARDQQRRIAVATMPMSKVARALETAESRGFMKAIVDRDSHLILGCAILGIEGGEIMSMLQLAMMGGLPYTALRDAVLAHPTLAESLNNLFLELTAV; this comes from the coding sequence ATGACCGATGTACACGTCGATGCACTCGTCATTGGATCGGGCCAAGGTGGAGGTCCGCTCGCGGGCGCGCTCGCGCGAGCCGGTCGCCGCACCGTGTTGGTTGAGCGGCGTCATATCGGTGGCGCTTGTATCAACGAAGGCTGCACGCCCACCAAGACGATGATCGCGAGCGCGCGCGTCGCATATCTCGCGAAGCGCTCGGCGGATTTCGGGGTCCGGTGCGGCAACGTCACAGTCGACTTGCCTGCCGTCGTCGCGCGCAAGCGCGCCATCGTGTCCGAGTTCAGACAGAGCAGCGAACACTCGATCACTCGCGCCGGCGTGGAGATTCTCTTCGGCGATGCCCACTTCGTCGGAGAACGTCGCGTAGAAGTGCGCGCGTCAGACGGTTCGACGCGCAAGATGGCCGCCTCCACGATCATCATCAACGCCGGCGCTCGTCCTGCACGACCCGCCATTCCCGGGCTCGAGCAGGTGTCGACGTTGGATTCGACCTCCGTCATGGACCTGGAGGTGCTGCCGGCACATCTGCTCGTCCTCGGCGGCGGGTACGTAGGCGTCGAGTTCGCGCAGATGTTTCGCCGATTCGGCAGCCGTGTCACGATCGTCGAGCACGGCCCGCGGCTCCTCGGCCACGAAGACGAGGACGTCGCGCAGGCAGTCGCGTCGATTCTGCGCGAGGACGGCATCGACCTCGTCCTCGACGCGCGCGCCACCGGCGTCGAGCAGTCGCCTAACGGAATCAGTCTCGGCGCCGCAACGCGCGACGGCGACCGGCGCATCACGGCGACGCATCTCCTGGTGGCCACCGGGCGTGTGCCTAACACAGACACGCTCGCCGCCGAGCGTGCGGGCGTCGCGCTCGACGAACGAGGTCACATCCGCGTCGATGACCATCTCGCAACCACGGCTCCCGGCGTCTACGCCGTCGGCGACGTGAAAGGCGGCCCGGCTTTCACACACATCTCCTACGATGACTTCCGGATTCTGCGCACGAACCTGCTCGAGGGCGGCTCGGCGTCGATCGCCGGCCGGCTCGTGCCGTACACCGTGTTCATGGATCCCCAGCTGGGCCGGGTCGGGATGACGGAGCGCGAGGCGCGCGATCAACAACGCCGCATTGCCGTCGCGACGATGCCGATGTCGAAAGTGGCTAGGGCGCTCGAGACGGCGGAATCGCGCGGCTTCATGAAAGCCATCGTCGATCGAGACAGCCACCTGATCCTCGGCTGCGCCATCCTCGGCATCGAGGGCGGCGAGATCATGAGCATGCTTCAGCTCGCCATGATGGGCGGCCTGCCATACACCGCGCTGCGCGACGCGGTGCTCGCGCATCCAACGCTTGCCGAGTCCTTGAACAACCTCTTCCTGGAGCTGACTGCGGTGTAG
- the egtD gene encoding L-histidine N(alpha)-methyltransferase — MTAAAVRPPSPLIEEVRDGLSRAQKELWPTLFYDRRGSELFEEITQLPEYYLTRTERALLATRMPPVIARLAPRTLVELGAGSAAKTRLLLDAMRAGGEAAAYVPVDVSADFLRESVVKLGSELPGLRVVPVVADISAGLGLPRGMPRPVLFAFLGSTIGNFEEQDAIALLRRVRDAMCPGDHFLLGVDLQKDSRVIEAAYNDSSGVTAAFNANVLRVLNRELGADFDVRDFFHRAWYNREAHRIEMHLVARRALDVHIPHIGRVPFRAGESIRTEISCKYDRASVQRMFDDAELVLDAWLANEDPAYALAIASRGPRR; from the coding sequence ATGACAGCAGCCGCGGTGCGTCCGCCGTCTCCGTTGATCGAGGAAGTGCGTGACGGATTGTCGCGCGCGCAAAAGGAGCTCTGGCCCACGCTGTTCTATGACCGGCGCGGGTCGGAGTTGTTCGAAGAGATCACGCAGCTCCCCGAGTATTACCTCACGCGCACCGAGCGCGCGCTGCTGGCGACGCGGATGCCGCCGGTGATCGCGCGGCTGGCGCCGCGCACGTTGGTGGAGTTAGGCGCGGGCAGCGCGGCCAAGACGCGCCTGCTGCTCGATGCCATGCGCGCCGGCGGCGAGGCCGCGGCGTACGTGCCGGTCGACGTCAGCGCGGATTTTTTACGCGAGTCGGTGGTAAAGTTAGGCAGTGAGCTCCCGGGGCTGCGCGTGGTGCCGGTGGTGGCAGACATCAGCGCCGGCCTCGGCTTGCCGCGCGGGATGCCGCGGCCGGTGCTGTTCGCGTTCCTCGGCAGCACCATCGGCAATTTCGAGGAGCAGGACGCGATCGCGCTGTTGCGGCGCGTGCGCGATGCCATGTGTCCGGGCGACCACTTCCTCCTCGGCGTCGACCTGCAAAAGGACAGCCGGGTGATCGAAGCGGCGTACAACGACTCGAGCGGCGTGACGGCCGCGTTCAACGCGAACGTCTTGCGCGTACTGAATCGCGAGCTCGGCGCCGATTTCGATGTGCGCGATTTCTTTCACCGCGCGTGGTACAACCGCGAGGCGCATCGCATCGAGATGCACCTCGTCGCTCGGCGCGCGCTCGACGTGCACATCCCGCACATCGGCCGCGTGCCGTTCAGGGCAGGCGAGTCGATTCGAACGGAGATCAGCTGCAAGTACGACCGCGCGAGCGTACAGCGCATGTTCGACGACGCGGAGTTGGTCCTCGATGCATGGCTTGCCAACGAGGATCCAGCCTATGCGCTGGCGATCGCATCGCGCGGACCGCGCCGGTGA